The Acidimicrobiales bacterium genome includes a window with the following:
- a CDS encoding 3-deoxy-7-phosphoheptulonate synthase class II has protein sequence MGTAWTPSSWREQPAGQQPDWPDATALELVLKQLGGYPPLVFAGEARNLTADLAQVAAGEAFLVQAGDCAESFDAFSADTIRDKLKVILQMAVVLTYSSGVPVLKVGRIAGQFAKPRSSPTERIDGADVPSFRGHMVNDDAPEAAGRVADPSRLLTAYHQSSATLNLLRAFTKGGFADLNRVHAWNQEFVATSSQGQRYEAVADEIERALRFMKACGIDLETEHQLHQVDFYTSHEALILGYEEALTRQDSLTGDWYDCSAHMLWIGERTREIDGAHVEFLSGVANPLGCKVGPTATVDEVLAICERLNPEKAPGRLTLISRMGAQAVTEGLPPLLRAVRDAGHPVVWACDPMHGNTFTAPGGRKTRHFDDVLTEISGFFAAHRAEGTWPGGVHIELTGDDVTECLGGSTEVLDTHLDQRYETMCDPRLNARQSLDLAFRVAELLRQP, from the coding sequence ATGGGTACCGCCTGGACGCCATCCTCGTGGCGTGAGCAGCCGGCCGGGCAGCAGCCCGACTGGCCCGACGCCACCGCGCTCGAGCTCGTCCTCAAGCAGCTCGGGGGCTACCCGCCGCTCGTGTTCGCCGGTGAGGCCCGCAACCTGACCGCTGACCTCGCCCAGGTCGCCGCCGGCGAGGCCTTCCTCGTGCAGGCGGGCGACTGCGCCGAGTCGTTCGACGCCTTCTCGGCCGACACCATCCGGGACAAGCTCAAGGTCATCCTCCAGATGGCGGTGGTGCTCACCTACAGCTCCGGCGTGCCGGTGCTCAAGGTCGGCCGCATCGCCGGACAGTTCGCCAAGCCCCGATCGTCGCCCACCGAGCGCATCGACGGCGCCGACGTCCCGTCGTTCCGCGGGCACATGGTCAACGACGACGCACCCGAGGCCGCCGGCCGGGTGGCCGACCCGTCCCGCCTCCTCACGGCCTACCACCAGTCCTCGGCCACGCTGAACCTGTTGCGCGCCTTCACCAAGGGCGGCTTCGCCGACCTCAACCGGGTCCACGCGTGGAACCAGGAGTTCGTCGCCACCTCCAGCCAGGGACAGCGCTACGAGGCGGTGGCCGACGAGATCGAGCGGGCGCTGCGCTTCATGAAGGCCTGCGGCATCGACCTCGAGACCGAGCACCAGCTCCACCAGGTCGACTTCTACACCAGCCACGAGGCGCTCATCCTCGGCTACGAGGAGGCGCTCACCCGTCAGGACTCCCTCACCGGCGACTGGTACGACTGCTCGGCCCACATGCTCTGGATCGGCGAGCGCACCCGCGAGATCGACGGGGCCCACGTGGAGTTCCTCTCCGGGGTGGCCAACCCGCTGGGCTGCAAGGTCGGCCCCACCGCCACCGTCGACGAGGTCCTCGCCATCTGCGAGCGGCTCAACCCCGAGAAGGCGCCCGGCCGGCTCACCCTCATCTCCCGCATGGGCGCCCAAGCCGTGACCGAGGGCCTGCCCCCGCTCCTGCGAGCGGTGCGCGACGCCGGACACCCCGTCGTGTGGGCGTGCGACCCCATGCACGGCAACACCTTCACCGCACCCGGTGGCCGCAAGACCCGCCACTTCGACGACGTGTTGACCGAGATCAGCGGCTTCTTCGCTGCCCACCGGGCCGAGGGGACCTGGCCCGGCGGCGTCCACATCGAGCTCACCGGCGACGACGTCACCGAGTGCCTCGGGGGGTCGACCGAGGTCCTCGACACCCACCTCGACCAGCGTTACGAGACGATGTGCGACCCCCGCCTCAACGCCCGTCAGAGCCTCGACCTGGCGTTCCGCGTGGCCGAGCTGCTCCGCCAGCCCTGA